The following are encoded in a window of Massilia sp. R2A-15 genomic DNA:
- a CDS encoding response regulator: MTPPTAFEERILILMPWGRDGSVVASALRAEGFGCHVMQDFDQLNLEIRKGAGAAIVTEEALHKIDISQVLDFLAEQETWSDFPFVVLVGKQFSDPRGLARHWDELGNVILLERPLNMETLRSAMKSVARARRRQYQAREDLIDRTATARSLSESQANLIELNEKLEAHVSARTRQLALANDRLTHELFERERVQQALLHSQKMEAVGRLTGGIAHDFNNLLNVVQGSMDLILLLSADEMAKKRADVARRACERGAKLTQQLLAFSRNQTLNLQAVRVQTIFAGVRELVIASAGSRIDVRFDVDEAVDCVLADANQMEMALLNLAINARDAMPDGGRLTFSARNIGTVPDELPPGRYVRIAVEDNGEGMPPEVLGKVFEPFFTTKEIGRGTGLGLSQVYGMAKQSGGMARAFSQVGEGTSIEIVLPCAGADQKMDSVDRGALRRARGGTRILLVEDDHAVRQQMAESLEAIGYAVRQACDGEAALRSVQESTPDLIISDYMMPGISGAELIREVRRRAPAIPMVIATGYADMHAVEELIGQEMVLRKPFPLAELAAVVERAIERAAHT, from the coding sequence TTGACGCCGCCTACCGCATTCGAGGAGCGCATCCTGATTCTGATGCCATGGGGCCGCGACGGCTCGGTGGTGGCGTCGGCCTTGCGCGCGGAAGGATTCGGCTGTCACGTGATGCAGGACTTCGACCAGCTGAACCTGGAGATCCGCAAAGGCGCCGGCGCGGCGATCGTCACCGAAGAGGCATTGCACAAGATCGATATCAGCCAGGTACTGGACTTCCTCGCGGAGCAGGAAACCTGGTCGGATTTTCCCTTCGTGGTTCTGGTCGGGAAGCAATTTTCCGATCCGCGCGGCCTGGCCCGGCACTGGGACGAACTGGGCAATGTCATCTTGCTCGAACGCCCCTTGAACATGGAAACGCTGCGCAGCGCCATGAAGTCGGTGGCGCGCGCGCGCCGGCGTCAATACCAGGCACGCGAAGACCTGATCGATCGCACCGCCACGGCGCGCAGCTTGAGCGAGTCGCAGGCGAACCTGATCGAGCTGAATGAGAAGCTCGAAGCGCACGTGTCGGCGCGCACCCGCCAGCTGGCGCTGGCGAACGACCGGCTGACCCATGAACTGTTCGAGCGCGAGCGCGTCCAGCAGGCGCTGCTGCATTCGCAGAAAATGGAAGCGGTCGGGCGCCTGACCGGCGGCATTGCCCATGACTTCAATAATCTGCTCAATGTGGTCCAGGGCAGCATGGACCTGATCCTGCTGCTGTCGGCCGACGAGATGGCGAAGAAGCGCGCCGACGTCGCGCGGCGCGCGTGCGAGCGCGGCGCCAAGCTTACCCAGCAGCTGTTGGCGTTCTCGCGCAATCAGACGCTCAACCTGCAAGCGGTACGGGTGCAGACGATTTTCGCCGGGGTGCGAGAACTCGTCATCGCCTCGGCCGGTTCGCGCATCGATGTGCGCTTCGACGTCGACGAGGCGGTCGATTGCGTGCTGGCCGACGCCAACCAGATGGAGATGGCGCTGCTGAACCTGGCAATCAACGCGCGCGATGCCATGCCCGATGGCGGCCGGCTGACCTTCAGCGCCCGGAATATCGGGACCGTGCCGGACGAGTTGCCGCCGGGCCGCTACGTGCGCATCGCGGTGGAGGACAACGGCGAGGGGATGCCGCCTGAGGTGCTCGGCAAGGTGTTCGAACCGTTCTTCACGACCAAGGAGATCGGCCGCGGCACCGGGCTGGGGCTCAGCCAGGTGTATGGCATGGCCAAGCAGTCCGGCGGAATGGCGCGCGCCTTTAGCCAGGTCGGCGAAGGCACCTCGATCGAAATCGTGCTGCCGTGCGCCGGCGCCGATCAGAAGATGGACAGCGTCGACCGCGGCGCCCTGCGCCGCGCCAGGGGCGGCACGCGCATCCTGCTGGTCGAGGACGACCACGCGGTGCGCCAGCAGATGGCGGAGTCGCTCGAAGCGATCGGCTACGCGGTGCGCCAGGCGTGCGACGGCGAAGCGGCCTTGCGTTCCGTGCAGGAGTCCACGCCCGACCTGATCATTTCCGACTACATGATGCCCGGCATCTCCGGCGCCGAACTGATACGCGAGGTGCGCCGCCGCGCGCCCGCGATTCCGATGGTGATCGCGACCGGCTATGCCGACATGCACGCGGTCGAGGAACTCATTGGTCAGGAGATGGTGCTGCGCAAGCCGTTTCCGCTGGCCGAACTGGCGGCGGTGGTCGAGCGCGCCATCGAGCGCGCCGCCCACACTTAA
- a CDS encoding DnaJ C-terminal domain-containing protein encodes MEYKDYYAALGVEKTASAEDIKKAYRKLVRKYHPDVSKHKDADTKTKEINEAYGVLGDPEKRAAYDELGSGRRAGQEFQPPPDWASAFGGGGGMDSDFFADLFAHVGRRGRAGGGGGYQMRGEDMHAAIAIDLHDTYHGATRKVSMRVPQHDASGRVVTSEKTIEVKIPKGILPGKQMRLTGQGHPGAGGGPNGDLYLEIQLNPDRRYTVEGSHVYETVPVAPWEAALGANIAVPTPSGEVEVTVPPGSQTGRKLRLKGRGIPAHPHGDLYLVLEVVLPPADSEQARKLYETMARELAFDPRARIGA; translated from the coding sequence GTGGAATACAAGGATTATTACGCGGCCCTCGGGGTCGAGAAGACCGCCTCGGCCGAGGACATCAAGAAGGCTTACCGCAAGCTGGTGCGCAAGTACCATCCCGACGTCAGCAAGCACAAGGATGCCGACACCAAGACCAAGGAAATCAACGAGGCCTACGGCGTGCTGGGCGACCCGGAAAAGCGCGCCGCCTACGACGAACTGGGCAGCGGGCGCCGCGCCGGCCAGGAATTCCAGCCGCCGCCCGACTGGGCCTCGGCCTTCGGCGGCGGAGGCGGCATGGACAGCGACTTCTTCGCCGACCTGTTCGCCCATGTGGGACGGCGCGGCCGTGCCGGCGGAGGCGGCGGCTACCAGATGCGCGGCGAGGACATGCACGCGGCCATCGCCATCGACCTGCACGACACCTATCACGGCGCCACCCGCAAGGTCAGCATGCGCGTGCCGCAGCATGACGCCTCGGGGCGCGTGGTCACCAGCGAAAAAACCATCGAGGTCAAGATTCCCAAAGGTATTTTGCCGGGCAAGCAGATGCGCCTGACCGGGCAGGGGCATCCCGGCGCCGGCGGCGGGCCGAACGGCGACCTGTACCTGGAAATCCAGTTGAACCCGGACCGCCGCTACACGGTCGAAGGAAGCCACGTGTACGAAACCGTGCCGGTGGCGCCGTGGGAGGCGGCGCTGGGCGCGAATATCGCGGTGCCGACGCCGTCCGGCGAAGTCGAGGTGACGGTGCCGCCCGGCTCGCAGACCGGACGCAAGCTCCGGCTAAAGGGTCGCGGCATTCCGGCCCATCCGCACGGCGACTTGTACCTGGTCTTGGAAGTGGTGTTGCCGCCGGCCGACAGCGAGCAGGCGCGCAAACTGTACGAAACCATGGCGCGCGAACTGGCCTTCGACCCGCGCGCCCGCATAGGAGCGTAG
- a CDS encoding ATPase domain-containing protein, whose product MGNRVNIGRLVTGVPGFDELLGGGVPEFSFNLIAGTPGSGKTTLAHQLMFSLANPERRALFFTVLGEPPLKMLRYQQQFAFFDFDKLEQSIKFVNLASDMVDGNFDRVIARIMDEVQEYAPSLVFVDSFRSVAQAAPAADQGFADLQLFIQQLGMQMTSWQATTFLIGEYLKPDTEAGPVFTVADGIVWLSQRVQGDSMVRKMQVVKMRGAAQKLGAHTFRIDGGGIHVFPRAVLPAPSQTTRERVPSERVSMGVPEVDAMLGGGVPAGYSLLVVGPSGAGKTVLATEFLVEGARLGEHGVIAAFEKSPNQLVSHKLKKLVDDGKVGIINTRELDLSIDEILHDLVTMIRKVDARRVVIDSLSGFELSLSAIFRADFRESLYRLVAVLTSMGVTVLMTAELEDRYTMLSFSAYDNAFLADAIIMQRYVELAGQLRRVMAVIKVRGSAHSKDLRLFDIVDGHTRIGERLANYSGVLSGQPVRRTGAPRARKNR is encoded by the coding sequence ATGGGTAATCGAGTCAACATCGGCAGGCTGGTCACCGGCGTGCCCGGGTTCGATGAATTGCTCGGCGGCGGCGTGCCCGAGTTTTCATTCAACCTGATCGCCGGCACACCCGGCAGCGGCAAGACGACGCTGGCCCACCAGCTGATGTTTTCGCTGGCTAATCCCGAGCGGCGCGCGCTGTTCTTCACCGTGCTGGGCGAACCGCCCTTGAAGATGCTGCGCTACCAGCAGCAATTCGCGTTCTTCGATTTCGACAAGCTGGAACAGTCGATCAAGTTCGTCAACCTGGCTTCCGACATGGTCGACGGCAATTTCGACCGCGTGATCGCGCGCATCATGGACGAGGTCCAGGAATACGCGCCGAGCCTGGTGTTCGTCGATTCGTTCCGCTCGGTGGCGCAAGCGGCGCCGGCCGCCGACCAGGGCTTCGCCGACCTGCAGCTGTTCATCCAGCAGCTCGGCATGCAGATGACCAGCTGGCAGGCCACCACCTTCCTGATCGGCGAATACCTCAAGCCCGACACCGAAGCCGGTCCCGTCTTTACCGTGGCCGACGGCATCGTGTGGCTGTCGCAACGGGTGCAGGGCGACTCGATGGTGCGCAAGATGCAAGTGGTGAAGATGCGCGGCGCCGCGCAGAAGCTGGGCGCGCACACTTTCCGCATCGACGGCGGCGGCATCCATGTCTTCCCGCGCGCGGTGTTGCCGGCGCCCTCCCAGACGACGCGTGAACGGGTGCCATCGGAACGCGTGTCGATGGGCGTGCCGGAAGTCGATGCGATGCTGGGCGGCGGCGTGCCGGCCGGTTACTCGCTGCTGGTGGTCGGTCCGTCCGGTGCCGGCAAGACCGTCCTGGCCACCGAGTTTCTCGTCGAGGGCGCGCGATTGGGCGAACACGGCGTGATCGCCGCATTTGAAAAAAGTCCCAACCAGCTGGTCAGCCACAAACTGAAGAAACTGGTCGATGACGGCAAGGTCGGCATCATCAATACGCGCGAGCTGGACCTGTCGATCGACGAGATCCTGCACGACCTCGTAACGATGATCCGCAAGGTCGACGCCAGGCGCGTGGTGATCGACTCCCTGTCCGGGTTCGAACTGTCGCTGTCGGCGATCTTCCGCGCGGACTTCCGCGAATCGCTGTATCGCCTGGTCGCCGTGCTGACCAGCATGGGGGTGACCGTGCTGATGACGGCAGAACTGGAAGACCGCTACACGATGCTCAGCTTCAGCGCCTACGACAACGCCTTCCTTGCCGACGCCATCATCATGCAGCGCTACGTGGAACTGGCCGGCCAGCTGCGCCGCGTGATGGCGGTGATCAAGGTGCGCGGCAGCGCGCACAGCAAGGACCTGCGCCTGTTCGACATCGTCGATGGCCACACCCGGATCGGCGAGCGGCTCGCGAACTACAGCGGCGTGCTGTCGGGCCAGCCGGTGCGCCGCACCGGCGCGCCACGCGCCAGGAAGAACCGGTAG
- a CDS encoding c-type cytochrome, giving the protein MVSKWTKRTGIALAALALAGLAVALGGKAAGESKLTRKIAVPVAPVALSNDPARIEQGRYLFSTRGCAECHGANGAGRTVMKEGAILVMSPNITSGANSVTTGYKVEDWVRTVRHGVKPNGNPVMIMPSEDYNRLTDEDMASLIVYIKSLPPAAGVPPVIELPTPAKVLYAFGVIKDAAEKIDHTLPPAVPVAPAVTVEHGAYVANTCMGCHGARLSGGKIPGAPPTWPATANLTPGKGSVMPRYPTPEVFMATLRSGRRPDGSAISEVMPFASLKQMNETDLRALYTFLKTLPPVEAGKR; this is encoded by the coding sequence ATGGTGAGCAAATGGACGAAACGAACCGGCATCGCCCTGGCGGCGCTGGCATTGGCCGGCCTGGCCGTCGCCCTCGGCGGCAAGGCGGCGGGCGAGAGCAAGCTGACGCGCAAGATCGCGGTGCCGGTGGCGCCGGTCGCCTTGAGCAACGATCCGGCACGCATCGAGCAGGGCCGCTACCTGTTCAGCACGCGCGGTTGCGCCGAATGCCACGGCGCCAACGGCGCCGGCAGGACTGTCATGAAGGAAGGCGCGATACTGGTCATGTCGCCCAACATCACCTCCGGCGCCAACAGCGTCACCACTGGCTACAAGGTGGAAGACTGGGTGCGCACCGTGCGCCACGGCGTCAAGCCGAACGGCAACCCGGTGATGATCATGCCCAGCGAGGACTACAACCGGCTGACCGACGAGGACATGGCCTCGCTGATCGTATATATCAAGTCGCTGCCGCCGGCGGCGGGCGTCCCGCCGGTGATCGAGCTGCCCACGCCGGCCAAGGTGCTGTACGCGTTTGGCGTGATCAAGGATGCGGCCGAAAAGATCGACCACACGCTGCCGCCGGCGGTGCCGGTGGCGCCGGCGGTGACGGTCGAGCATGGCGCCTATGTGGCCAACACCTGCATGGGATGCCATGGCGCCCGCCTGTCGGGTGGCAAAATTCCAGGCGCGCCGCCGACCTGGCCCGCTACCGCCAACCTGACGCCTGGCAAAGGCAGCGTGATGCCGCGCTACCCGACGCCCGAAGTGTTCATGGCGACCTTGCGCAGCGGACGCCGGCCCGACGGCAGCGCAATCAGTGAAGTGATGCCCTTCGCTTCGCTCAAGCAAATGAACGAGACCGACCTGCGCGCGCTGTACACCTTCCTGAAGACCCTGCCGCCGGTCGAAGCGGGCAAGCGCTGA
- a CDS encoding MATE family efflux transporter produces MSTAAVSSPSPVLQEISSLWKLAWPMLVGQIATVGMGVADVAMTGHVSADELAAVSLGASVWSIILVTVMGVMMAINTVVAHEVGAANFAKIPHSVRQALWMGVGTGLLGCAALNLATLVFDHIGLGAAVNAKASMFVHVISLGMPAFACYRALYGYTTSINQTKPVMVIALGGLAFNVVVNWLLVFGNLGMPRLGAVGCAVATATGMWLMLAAMIAWMRVAPEYSRTFPFTHWEWPNRGEIGSMLRLGLPIGITYFAEVSAFGGVSLLVARFGVVQVSAHQVALNFASLVFMVPLSFGIALITRVGQSLGEGNPRKARFVSWVGVAMSVAFGVLSAVFIAVFRWEIARAYTSDPAVQQLCVQLLLFAAVFQLSDSTQVAASSALRGYKVTREPMIIQLLSFWVFALPIGYVLGRAPAWFPWSPHAPMAAFGFWIGLVLGLTVAAVLLTAALYKLARRRVAAL; encoded by the coding sequence ATGTCCACTGCCGCCGTTTCATCACCCTCCCCCGTCCTCCAGGAAATCAGCTCGCTGTGGAAGCTCGCGTGGCCGATGCTGGTCGGCCAGATCGCCACGGTCGGCATGGGCGTGGCCGACGTCGCGATGACCGGCCATGTCAGCGCCGACGAACTGGCCGCGGTGTCGCTGGGCGCGTCGGTATGGTCGATCATTCTGGTCACCGTGATGGGCGTGATGATGGCGATAAACACAGTGGTCGCGCACGAAGTGGGCGCCGCCAACTTCGCCAAGATTCCCCATTCGGTGCGCCAGGCCCTGTGGATGGGCGTGGGCACCGGACTGCTCGGCTGCGCCGCGCTCAACCTTGCCACCCTCGTGTTCGACCACATCGGCCTGGGCGCGGCCGTCAACGCCAAGGCGTCGATGTTCGTGCACGTAATCAGCCTCGGCATGCCGGCATTCGCCTGCTACCGCGCGCTGTACGGCTACACCACCAGCATCAACCAGACCAAGCCGGTGATGGTGATCGCGCTGGGCGGGCTGGCCTTCAACGTTGTCGTCAACTGGCTGCTGGTGTTCGGCAACCTCGGCATGCCCAGGCTGGGCGCGGTCGGCTGCGCGGTCGCCACCGCGACCGGCATGTGGCTGATGCTGGCGGCGATGATCGCGTGGATGCGCGTCGCGCCGGAATATTCCCGCACCTTTCCGTTCACGCACTGGGAGTGGCCGAACCGGGGCGAGATCGGCAGCATGCTGCGCCTTGGCCTGCCGATCGGGATCACCTATTTCGCCGAAGTGAGCGCCTTCGGCGGCGTGAGCCTGCTGGTGGCGCGCTTCGGCGTGGTGCAGGTGTCGGCGCACCAGGTTGCGCTCAATTTCGCATCGCTGGTGTTCATGGTGCCGCTCAGTTTCGGCATCGCGCTGATTACCCGCGTCGGCCAGTCGCTCGGCGAGGGCAATCCGCGCAAGGCGCGCTTCGTGTCGTGGGTTGGAGTGGCGATGTCGGTGGCGTTCGGCGTGCTGTCGGCGGTGTTCATCGCGGTGTTTCGCTGGGAAATCGCGCGCGCCTACACGAGCGATCCGGCGGTCCAGCAGCTGTGCGTGCAGCTGCTGCTGTTCGCGGCCGTGTTTCAGCTATCGGATTCGACCCAGGTGGCGGCGTCGAGCGCGCTGCGCGGCTACAAGGTCACGCGCGAGCCGATGATCATCCAGCTGCTGTCGTTCTGGGTGTTTGCGCTGCCGATCGGCTACGTGCTGGGGCGGGCGCCGGCGTGGTTCCCGTGGTCGCCGCATGCGCCGATGGCGGCGTTCGGATTCTGGATCGGGCTGGTGCTGGGGCTGACGGTGGCGGCGGTGCTGCTGACGGCGGCGCTGTACAAGCTGGCGCGGCGAAGGGTCGCTGCCCTCTAA
- a CDS encoding ATPase domain-containing protein: MSSTMSSPHPIPAPSHRVSTGIVGLDSILHGGLTAQRVYLVEGSPGTGKTTLGLQFLLDGLANGESGLYISLSETAEELEAVAVSHVWTTAGLHLFELADDKALSPDSQQSVFNPSEVELGETTKNVMNVVDEIKPVRIVFDSLSEMRLLAQNPLRYRRQILALKQFFAARACTVLLLDDKSNNDQHLHSIAHGVISLEQVAQEFGKERRRAIVIKMRGIKFRGGYHDYVLDTGGIRMFPRLVASEHSSDFAPKESQTGCEGLDMLLGGGLTAGTNTLIAGPSGIGKTTLAVRCVLSALERGEKASFYLFDEGLGTFYARAELLGMSLKRYVDQGLLYIHHIDPAELAPGEFAQMLRDAVELSGVSFIVIDSLNAYLQAMPGEQFLTLQMHELLSYLSQQGVTTMMVLGQHGLIGDVTSDVDLSYLSDATILLRFFESNGRLRRAITVIKNRTANHAMTIHELQINSAGIQIGAALLGFEGVLTGLPTYRGSTPLMEDPSN; encoded by the coding sequence ATGTCCTCAACAATGTCCTCACCGCATCCCATCCCGGCCCCGTCGCATCGCGTGTCGACCGGCATCGTCGGCCTCGACTCCATTCTTCATGGCGGGCTGACCGCCCAACGCGTCTACCTGGTCGAAGGCTCGCCCGGCACGGGAAAAACCACGCTGGGCCTGCAATTCCTGCTCGACGGCCTGGCAAATGGCGAATCGGGCTTGTACATCTCGCTGTCGGAAACGGCGGAAGAGCTGGAGGCGGTGGCGGTCAGCCACGTCTGGACCACGGCCGGCCTGCACCTGTTCGAGCTGGCCGACGACAAGGCGCTCAGTCCCGATTCGCAACAATCGGTGTTCAACCCGTCCGAAGTCGAGCTGGGCGAGACGACCAAGAACGTGATGAACGTGGTGGACGAGATCAAGCCGGTGCGGATCGTGTTCGACAGCCTGTCGGAGATGCGCCTGCTGGCCCAGAACCCGCTGCGCTACCGCCGGCAGATCCTCGCCCTGAAGCAGTTTTTCGCCGCGCGTGCCTGCACCGTGCTCCTGCTCGACGACAAGTCGAACAACGACCAGCACCTGCACAGCATTGCCCATGGCGTGATCAGCCTCGAGCAGGTGGCGCAAGAGTTCGGCAAGGAGCGCCGGCGCGCGATCGTCATCAAGATGCGCGGCATTAAGTTTCGCGGCGGCTACCACGATTACGTGCTCGACACCGGCGGCATTCGCATGTTCCCGCGTCTGGTGGCGTCCGAACACAGCAGCGATTTTGCGCCCAAGGAGAGCCAGACCGGCTGCGAGGGACTGGACATGCTGCTCGGCGGCGGCCTGACCGCGGGCACCAATACCCTGATTGCCGGGCCGTCCGGCATCGGCAAGACGACGCTGGCGGTGCGCTGCGTCCTGTCGGCGCTGGAGCGCGGCGAGAAGGCCAGTTTCTACCTGTTCGACGAAGGCCTCGGCACGTTTTATGCGCGCGCGGAGCTGCTGGGGATGAGCCTCAAGCGTTATGTTGATCAGGGCCTGCTGTACATCCATCACATCGACCCGGCGGAACTGGCGCCGGGAGAATTTGCTCAGATGCTGCGCGACGCGGTGGAGCTGAGCGGGGTGAGCTTCATCGTCATCGACAGCCTCAACGCCTACCTGCAAGCGATGCCGGGCGAGCAGTTCCTCACACTCCAGATGCACGAACTGCTGTCCTACCTGAGCCAGCAGGGCGTCACCACCATGATGGTGCTGGGCCAGCACGGACTGATCGGCGACGTGACCTCCGACGTCGACCTGAGCTACCTGAGCGACGCCACGATCCTGCTGCGCTTCTTCGAGTCCAATGGCCGGCTGCGGCGCGCCATTACCGTCATCAAGAATCGCACGGCCAACCATGCGATGACGATCCACGAGCTGCAGATCAACTCGGCCGGCATTCAGATCGGCGCGGCGCTGCTCGGCTTCGAGGGGGTGCTCACCGGTCTTCCGACCTATCGCGGTTCGACGCCGCTGATGGAAGATCCCAGCAATTGA
- a CDS encoding MerR family transcriptional regulator gives MMAQGNPLDGVLVDEVALSLEELARACAVEPDWVVRHVRAGVLGSGDSVEVSAWHFYSGDLVRARRLLSLESVFDANEDIAALVLDLGDEIHRLRARLRVLGGE, from the coding sequence ATGATGGCGCAAGGCAATCCCCTGGACGGCGTGCTGGTCGACGAAGTTGCCCTCAGCCTGGAAGAACTGGCGCGCGCCTGCGCGGTCGAGCCGGACTGGGTGGTGCGCCACGTGCGCGCCGGTGTGCTGGGCAGCGGCGACAGTGTCGAAGTGAGCGCCTGGCATTTCTACAGCGGCGACCTGGTGCGCGCACGCCGGCTGCTGAGCCTGGAGTCGGTGTTCGACGCCAACGAGGACATCGCCGCGCTGGTGCTCGATTTGGGCGACGAGATCCACCGGCTGCGCGCGCGCCTGCGCGTGCTGGGCGGCGAGTAG
- a CDS encoding type 1 glutamine amidotransferase domain-containing protein: protein MAENTQALKGKQVAVLMTDGVEQIEYTSPRGFLEQHGAKVTLVSPKKTGEDIQGFNHMAPGDKFKVEKNVKEAKVGDYDALVLPGGVANPDMLRLSPEAIDFIRAFADAEKPIAAICHGPWTLIDAGVAKSKHMTSWPSLQTDLRNAGAEWTDEAVVVDGRLITSRKPDDLPKFNDALLKELAADSEPDTGPSS from the coding sequence ATGGCGGAGAATACCCAGGCGTTAAAAGGCAAGCAGGTCGCGGTGCTGATGACCGACGGCGTCGAACAGATCGAGTACACGTCGCCGCGCGGCTTCCTCGAACAGCACGGCGCGAAGGTGACCCTGGTGTCGCCGAAGAAAACCGGCGAGGACATCCAGGGCTTCAATCACATGGCGCCCGGCGACAAATTCAAGGTCGAGAAAAACGTGAAGGAAGCGAAGGTTGGCGACTACGACGCGCTGGTGCTGCCGGGCGGCGTGGCCAATCCCGACATGCTGCGCCTGAGCCCGGAGGCCATCGACTTCATCCGCGCGTTTGCCGATGCGGAAAAGCCGATCGCGGCGATCTGCCACGGCCCGTGGACGCTGATCGATGCGGGCGTGGCGAAGTCGAAGCACATGACCAGCTGGCCCAGCCTGCAAACGGATTTGCGCAACGCCGGCGCCGAATGGACCGACGAGGCGGTGGTGGTCGACGGCCGGCTGATCACCAGCCGCAAGCCGGACGACCTGCCGAAATTTAACGACGCGCTGCTCAAGGAACTGGCCGCGGATAGCGAACCGGACACCGGGCCGTCGTCCTGA
- a CDS encoding ATP-binding protein, whose product MTSSAADGGSTMTALVANHDWEATPLGPISKWPPHLRGVVDALLSNPAPGALLLGPSGLLIYNQGYAAICGNKHPAALGRTLEETWPEVWEFNRAVLAAGLAGRHQVFKGACFALERDGVLRDSWFDLFYGPVPDARGKIVGVLATVIEITDRVEAEQLYREQQTELDLVRKRLEAMSRASFDLTYRMSPDWSQMRQLEGRGFLRDTSDPSQVWVDDYIPEDERTRVHEAIARAIRDKAVFCLEHRVKRLDGSEGWTLSRAVPMLDGDGEISEWVGAASDISVRKANEERLKQADQRKDEFLAMLAHELRNPLAPVRTAADLLQTGRLQAPDVQRTSAVIGRQVSHMTGLIDDLLDVSRVTRGLVQIEIEPLQVTDLVLDAVEQATPLIQARNHRLRLELAPEEMPISGDRKRLVQVLSNLLNNAAKYTPPGGEIAVRTGVSYGWANIEVRDNGIGMSAELGERAFDLFVQGERTPDRATGGLGLGLPLVKSLVQLHGGTVHCVSEGVGKGSCFTVCLPCHRACASEPSAPARAALPDKPLHILIVDDNADAAEMMGELLQLSGHRTSVELGAHAALERGRRELPEAYLIDIGLPEMDGYAVARALRAQPATADALLVALTGYGQDNDRAQALAAGFDAHLIKPVEIAPLMDALARGRLNSRSAA is encoded by the coding sequence ATGACAAGTAGCGCAGCGGATGGCGGCAGCACGATGACGGCACTGGTGGCAAACCATGACTGGGAGGCGACCCCGCTCGGGCCCATTTCCAAATGGCCGCCGCACTTGCGCGGCGTGGTCGACGCCCTGTTGAGCAACCCGGCCCCTGGCGCCCTGCTGCTGGGGCCTTCGGGACTGCTGATCTACAACCAGGGCTATGCGGCGATCTGCGGCAACAAGCATCCCGCGGCGCTCGGGCGTACCCTGGAAGAAACCTGGCCGGAAGTCTGGGAATTCAACCGCGCGGTGCTGGCGGCCGGGCTGGCGGGCCGGCACCAGGTCTTCAAGGGGGCCTGTTTCGCCCTCGAGCGCGACGGCGTGCTGCGCGATTCCTGGTTCGATCTGTTCTACGGCCCCGTGCCGGACGCGCGCGGCAAGATCGTCGGCGTGTTGGCGACGGTGATTGAGATTACCGACCGCGTCGAAGCCGAGCAGCTGTACCGCGAACAACAGACCGAACTCGACCTGGTGCGCAAACGCCTCGAGGCGATGAGCCGTGCCAGCTTCGACCTGACCTACCGCATGAGTCCCGACTGGTCCCAGATGCGCCAGCTGGAGGGCCGCGGATTCCTTCGCGATACCTCCGATCCCAGCCAGGTCTGGGTCGACGATTACATTCCCGAGGATGAACGCACCCGCGTGCACGAGGCGATTGCCCGCGCGATCCGGGACAAGGCGGTGTTTTGCCTCGAGCACCGGGTCAAGCGCCTGGACGGCAGCGAAGGCTGGACCTTGTCGCGCGCCGTGCCCATGCTCGATGGCGACGGCGAGATCAGCGAGTGGGTCGGCGCCGCCAGCGACATCAGCGTGCGCAAGGCCAACGAGGAGCGGCTCAAGCAAGCGGACCAGCGCAAGGACGAGTTCCTGGCGATGCTGGCGCACGAGCTACGCAACCCGCTGGCCCCTGTGCGCACCGCCGCCGACCTGTTGCAGACCGGACGCCTGCAGGCGCCGGACGTACAACGCACCAGCGCGGTGATCGGCCGCCAGGTGAGCCACATGACCGGCCTGATCGACGACCTGCTGGACGTGTCGCGCGTCACCCGCGGCCTGGTGCAGATCGAGATCGAGCCGCTGCAGGTCACCGACCTGGTGCTCGACGCGGTCGAGCAAGCTACGCCATTGATCCAGGCCCGCAACCACCGCTTGCGCCTCGAGCTGGCGCCCGAGGAGATGCCGATCTCCGGCGACCGCAAGCGCCTGGTGCAGGTGCTGTCGAACCTGTTGAACAACGCGGCCAAGTACACGCCGCCGGGCGGCGAAATCGCCGTCCGCACCGGGGTCTCGTACGGCTGGGCCAACATCGAAGTGCGCGACAACGGCATCGGCATGTCGGCCGAACTGGGCGAGCGCGCCTTCGACCTGTTCGTGCAGGGCGAGCGCACGCCGGACCGCGCCACCGGCGGCCTGGGCCTCGGCCTGCCCCTGGTCAAGAGCCTGGTCCAGCTGCACGGCGGCACGGTACATTGCGTCAGCGAGGGCGTCGGCAAGGGCAGCTGCTTTACCGTGTGCCTGCCCTGCCACCGCGCTTGCGCCAGCGAACCCTCGGCGCCGGCGCGCGCCGCCCTGCCGGACAAGCCATTGCACATCCTGATCGTCGACGACAACGCGGATGCGGCGGAGATGATGGGCGAGCTGCTGCAGCTCAGCGGCCACCGCACCAGCGTCGAACTGGGCGCACACGCCGCGCTGGAACGCGGGCGGCGCGAGCTGCCCGAGGCCTACCTGATCGATATCGGCCTGCCGGAAATGGACGGGTATGCCGTCGCCCGGGCGCTGAGGGCGCAGCCGGCCACGGCTGACGCCCTGCTCGTCGCACTCACCGGCTACGGGCAGGACAATGACCGCGCGCAGGCGCTGGCGGCCGGGTTCGACGCGCATCTGATCAAGCCGGTCGAGATCGCGCCGCTGATGGACGCCCTGGCGCGCGGGCGCCTGAATTCGCGCAGCGCCGCTTAA